A window of the Lycium ferocissimum isolate CSIRO_LF1 unplaced genomic scaffold, AGI_CSIRO_Lferr_CH_V1 ctg7450, whole genome shotgun sequence genome harbors these coding sequences:
- the LOC132045643 gene encoding uncharacterized protein LOC132045643, translating to MSFLGRLNYIGLFIAQSTIIVEPILKLLKKDAPTKWTEECQEAFNTIKRYLSNSPVLVPPRPGNFLLLYLSVAEKAFSCVLGQHDAEGKKERAIYYLSKKFTSYEARYTLVEKTSVKGQALADLLPVSLVDEEIEPMCTYFPDEGVLAIEEEATGPYTSWKLFFDGAMNYKGSEIEAVLISENGQHYPMAAKLKFHCTNNMAEYEACILGLRMAFGYEYR from the exons atgagtttcTTGGGAAGGTTAAATTACATTGGACTATTCATAGCTCAATCCACCATCATCGTGGAGCCCATCCTCAAACTCTTAAAGAAGGACGCTCCTACAAAATGGACAGAGGAGTGCCAAGAGGCATTCAATACTATCAAGAGATATCTGTCCAATTCGCCTGTCTTGGTGCCACCAAGGCCAGGGAACTTTTTGCTGCTATACTTGTCAGTTGCTGAAAAGGCCTTTAGTTGCGTGTTAGGACAACACGATGCAGAAGGGAAAAAGGAACGTGCCATTTACTATTTGAGCAAAAAATTCACATCTTATGAAGCAAGATACACGCTAGTGGAGAAAACCT CCGTTAAAGGACAGGCTTTGGCTGACTTACTACCTGTAAGTCTGGTAGATGAAGAGATCGAACCAATGTGCACCTATTTCCCAGACGAAGGGGTGTTGGCCATAGAAGAAGAAGCAACAGGACCTTATACTAGCTGGAAATTGTTCTTCGACGGAGCAATGAATTACAAAGGTTCCGAAATCGAAGCAGTTCTGATATCAGAAAATGGGCAACACTACCCCATGGCCGCAAAGCTCAAATTCCATTGTACCAACAATATGGCTGAATACGAGGCCTGCATTCTAGGTCTCCGAATGGCCTTTGGATATGAATATCGATGA